The following nucleotide sequence is from Deltaproteobacteria bacterium.
AAATATCAAGACCATAATCAAGCGCCAAACGAATGATTTGCGCTTCAGCAACCGCATCGATTTTAGCGCGACGATTAATTCGCTTAGCCTGCTTGGCTGTCAGATAGACCTGTTTTCGTAATAAGCGCTGCATACAGTAATGTATACATTATCTTGCCAGTAATAACAAGCTAAGTTCAACTACGTATTTGGTTCTACTACTCGTTTAGAGGATTACGCACGCGCAGAAATGCAAAGCGGCGAAAATCACTGTCATTGGTGAACACACAAGTTACGTCGTTTTGTTTGTAGATGGTGGCAAGGTGTAGGTCTGGCACATCGTTACCGCGTGCTGGTGTCAATGCGGCAAGCTCACTGTATATCTCCCAGAAACCCTCTTGTTCGCCAATTGCGCGTACATGGCTCAGGCGCAAAAGTGCATCAATATTGCGCCGTGCTTCTTGGTCGCTAAGCGGTGACACAAAGATAGCCGGATGAGTCGAGATACGTAGATAGGCCATAATAGTCTGCCAGGCTAAACAGAAGAGCTCATGATTGCGCGCGCATCCTTGCAAAAATTTTGCAGCACGCTCGTGCTCTACGCAATTTTTATTCGAAGCATAAAGTAAGATGTTTACGTCAATGCTGTAGCTCACTTGCGTACACCCGTCGGTGTCTCATCGAGCGCTCGACGTAGCGCTTCTTTATCGCGCAGATCAACACGTGAGGCGCCCATTGATTGCGCCGTCCATTTAAAAACTGCGGGTTTGGTATTGGCGCTACGCGCCGCTAAAGCCTGAGACAACAGCTCACTAGCTATGTTACCTAGAGACTTGCCGGTACGGCGTTGCAGGTTTTTCATTTCTCGCAACACAGGCATAGAAATATCGAGGGTGGTTCTCATACATCTGATGCTACAAATGCGCGCATCAGATGTCAATATGCCCATGTATTTGGTTCTATCTATGTTTAATGAATTTGTTTATATATAATCGATGTTCTTTATATATTTTGGTTTTTTTTACATTACCATTTTGGCGCTTTTTCTTTTGCCGATTATCATAATAATTGACTCTAAATTGCGTACTGGCAGGTTTCTTTGGGTTTGGGCATTTGGCTCATTCGCAGTTGCGGCATTTTTTTGTCGTGATATTAAACAGCAACTTCCTAATTTATTTCATGTACCAGATAATATTTTAATTTATCATGCTCTGCGTCTCTTCTTGATGCTGTCATTATTTATTATTTATCGAACAATAACTCGTAAAATGACGCAACGTCATTAGCCCATATTCTTGATGTTATTCTTAGTGCTATTCTTAGTGCCTGTGCATTTCAGGGTTAGCCAGTAGCTTTTTAAACACTTTTGCAGGTCCACCAAAACCTAAAAGACTTTTTATAGGAACTGTGCCATCACCAGCCAATTTGTCGCAATATGCTAAAACGCCACTTCTCTCTTAGTAAGCTATCACCTTGACGTTCCCAGTTTTCTTTAATCATGGCCCCATGTTCAACTAGCATACGCGGATATTTTTTTTCTGAGTCATCATCATCGTATTCAACAATTTGCTTTTGCGGTATATCATCTTTACGAGGCGGTAAA
It contains:
- a CDS encoding PIN domain-containing protein, coding for MSYSIDVNILLYASNKNCVEHERAAKFLQGCARNHELFCLAWQTIMAYLRISTHPAIFVSPLSDQEARRNIDALLRLSHVRAIGEQEGFWEIYSELAALTPARGNDVPDLHLATIYKQNDVTCVFTNDSDFRRFAFLRVRNPLNE
- a CDS encoding antitoxin, whose amino-acid sequence is MRTTLDISMPVLREMKNLQRRTGKSLGNIASELLSQALAARSANTKPAVFKWTAQSMGASRVDLRDKEALRRALDETPTGVRK